A genomic segment from Desulfurella amilsii encodes:
- a CDS encoding AMP-binding protein — protein MSIWLKHYGSIPKSLNYPQISLYEAIQSSCLTHKDSVAFSYFGRVITYKQLLYYIDKFAFYLKGVGIDKNNRISIILPTCPQAVIAFYAINKIGAIASFIHPLSSEDEITNYINISNSTFAITLDIFANKVLPINNKTPLKTIMQTNISTFMPFFLKIAYNVFKKSKKIANTNTTFESAIKQKNLNIDIKPKQEYSDTAVILYSGGTTGKPKGIELSNYNLIANAIQVSTWANLSKSDKILAILPIFHGFGLSVCINAVLMGGAQAILVPNFDLNNVIKLIKKEKPTFLVGVPTLYKALLDNKDFRKINFSFLNGAFSGADMLPEHIKKDFDALVEKSGSSAKLREGYGLTESVTAIAAIPLDKYKSNSIGIPFPDMQMKIIDPASLENLKPNEIGEICVSGPCVMKGYLNNELETKNVLKTHNDGKIWLHTGDLGYMDEDGFFYFKQRLKRMIKVSGMNVYPTEIESVLTLHENVKFSCAIGVKDPYKMHRIKAFIELKHQINDTESLKKELIALCKKHLNVWSVPYDIEFTQLPRTKIGKIDCKLLEEKENEKNNGKN, from the coding sequence ATGTCAATTTGGTTAAAACATTACGGTAGTATACCAAAAAGTCTAAATTATCCACAAATTAGTTTGTATGAAGCAATACAAAGCTCATGTTTAACGCATAAAGATAGTGTCGCTTTTAGTTATTTTGGTAGAGTTATTACATATAAACAACTGTTATACTACATTGATAAATTTGCCTTCTATTTAAAAGGAGTTGGGATTGATAAAAATAATAGAATTAGCATTATATTGCCAACTTGCCCCCAAGCTGTAATAGCTTTTTATGCGATAAACAAAATTGGCGCCATTGCAAGTTTTATTCATCCTTTGTCCAGTGAGGATGAGATTACAAATTATATAAACATAAGTAATTCAACATTTGCTATAACGCTTGATATATTTGCAAATAAGGTTTTGCCTATAAACAATAAAACACCATTAAAAACTATTATGCAGACAAATATTTCTACTTTTATGCCGTTTTTTCTAAAAATCGCCTATAACGTATTTAAAAAATCCAAAAAAATTGCTAATACAAATACCACATTTGAAAGTGCCATTAAACAAAAAAATTTAAATATTGATATAAAACCAAAACAAGAATATTCCGACACAGCAGTCATTTTGTACAGCGGTGGCACAACGGGCAAACCAAAAGGCATAGAGCTGTCCAATTACAACTTGATAGCAAATGCTATACAAGTAAGCACATGGGCAAATTTAAGTAAAAGTGATAAAATACTTGCGATACTGCCTATTTTCCATGGTTTTGGGCTCAGTGTATGCATTAATGCCGTTTTAATGGGTGGTGCACAGGCAATTTTAGTGCCGAATTTTGATTTAAATAATGTAATTAAACTGATAAAAAAAGAAAAACCTACATTTTTGGTGGGTGTTCCTACTTTGTATAAAGCTTTGCTTGATAACAAAGATTTTAGAAAAATCAATTTTAGTTTTTTAAATGGAGCTTTTTCTGGTGCTGATATGCTACCAGAGCATATAAAGAAAGATTTTGATGCTTTAGTAGAAAAAAGCGGCTCATCGGCTAAATTAAGAGAGGGCTACGGCTTGACTGAGTCAGTTACAGCAATTGCGGCTATACCTCTTGATAAATATAAGTCAAACTCAATAGGCATTCCTTTTCCTGATATGCAAATGAAGATAATTGATCCTGCCTCGCTTGAAAACTTAAAACCAAACGAGATTGGTGAAATCTGTGTTAGCGGTCCGTGTGTTATGAAGGGCTATCTAAACAATGAACTAGAAACAAAAAATGTACTAAAAACTCATAATGATGGTAAAATATGGTTACATACAGGAGATTTAGGTTATATGGATGAAGATGGATTTTTTTACTTTAAACAAAGGCTAAAAAGAATGATAAAAGTTTCTGGCATGAATGTTTATCCAACAGAAATAGAAAGCGTTTTAACCTTACATGAAAATGTTAAGTTTTCCTGCGCAATTGGCGTAAAAGATCCTTATAAAATGCATAGAATTAAAGCCTTTATTGAGTTAAAGCATCAAATAAACGATACAGAATCTTTAAAAAAGGAGCTAATAGCTTTATGTAAAAAACACTTAAATGTATGGAGTGTGCCTTATGATATTGAATTTACTCAGCTGCCACGTACTAAAATTGGTAAAATAGACTGCAAATTATTAGAGGAAAAAGAGAATGAAAAAAATAATGGGAAAAATTGA
- a CDS encoding V4R domain-containing protein, whose protein sequence is MQKEDIRIKTAQYVEQEGFILPKNVFRDFFSQLIKLAGFGLGGMFILSGKKAGKKAASHIKELIGENLSIDDARECIIAYFEESKQCIVKEFTLKESVASLKLEHSVFAEGIESKKPTCLPLGGTIAGMLEEFLGGSWEPKKTQCITQGFNECVFEVKHK, encoded by the coding sequence ATGCAAAAAGAAGATATTAGGATAAAAACAGCTCAGTACGTTGAACAAGAGGGCTTTATTTTACCAAAAAATGTTTTTAGGGATTTTTTTTCACAGTTGATAAAATTGGCTGGTTTTGGTCTTGGCGGTATGTTTATTTTAAGCGGTAAAAAAGCGGGCAAAAAGGCAGCAAGCCATATAAAGGAACTTATTGGGGAAAATTTAAGCATTGATGATGCAAGAGAATGCATAATAGCTTATTTTGAAGAATCAAAGCAATGCATAGTTAAAGAATTTACTTTAAAAGAATCAGTGGCAAGCTTGAAATTAGAACACTCTGTTTTTGCAGAAGGAATAGAAAGTAAAAAACCTACATGTTTGCCACTTGGCGGAACCATTGCTGGCATGCTTGAGGAATTTTTAGGAGGAAGTTGGGAGCCAAAAAAGACTCAGTGTATAACCCAGGGTTTTAATGAGTGTGTTTTTGAAGTAAAGCACAAATAG
- a CDS encoding autotransporter domain-containing protein, producing MLKNKSKLIVFLLIFLILANVKYAQAFGNWYVFGDSLSDNGNIPKLTGYPLPPLPYVGNRFSNGPVWAEDFPIVSNFSFIPSNDFSVGGAFTGPLSAEGLNGQPGTFNNLENTAWSSFAPLFTTPQLPSFLTEIQQFAASGGRFKSSDLAGVWIGANNFFVTANQAATLQQYIAGQSTLSDVINSGISPTMLSQINSVYTQTGDVSKAMSILIGNAVQTAVPQVAQGITEMSMLGAKQVVVLTLPPIQDTPSAIQGGAQAQALAAGYTQLYNTYLQQALSSVHNQTGLNIITLNGEVLFKELVSNPGAYGIVNINEEGMQAYLNGDPNYSYYLFWDGVHPTAYTHSIIAQYVSSAVKNFYSLTVPARLIEANADAFSSLINNRIETFIGDNSSNQAITNLNDQNGGPNFYITGNYNSGWRDDSDSTIGFNYNISTFALGADYWINPNLLIGASIGYGNNYASLNDSAGTLEANVYQLALYSLYKLNNFFLNAQLDYGLADFTKISHPGVISSISNSSVKGNYLNLSANGGYIFKLNNFSFIPSIGISATNTSIHSYDLTGDPALNMSVDRQNLSLLLGTVGLKVNYEASLGAMTIIPSVSVEMKSKLNGAGGEFDSYFQDEPSIALTSKYPDYSRNWGVVKVGVDALISNKLSANINYSSTFDKKNSTDHSIWAQVGYKF from the coding sequence ATGTTGAAAAATAAAAGCAAATTAATAGTGTTTTTGCTTATTTTTCTAATATTAGCTAATGTTAAGTACGCACAAGCTTTTGGAAATTGGTATGTTTTTGGGGATAGTTTAAGTGATAATGGTAATATACCAAAACTAACAGGTTATCCATTACCACCATTGCCATATGTAGGCAATAGATTTTCAAATGGTCCTGTTTGGGCAGAGGATTTCCCTATAGTATCAAACTTTAGTTTTATACCATCAAACGATTTTTCCGTTGGGGGAGCTTTTACTGGACCCTTGAGCGCTGAGGGTTTAAACGGACAACCTGGAACATTTAATAACCTTGAAAACACGGCTTGGAGTAGTTTTGCACCATTGTTTACTACTCCCCAGTTGCCAAGTTTTTTGACTGAAATTCAACAATTTGCAGCATCAGGTGGTAGATTTAAATCAAGCGATTTAGCTGGTGTCTGGATAGGTGCAAATAATTTTTTTGTAACAGCAAATCAAGCGGCAACTCTTCAACAATATATAGCCGGCCAATCAACATTATCAGACGTTATCAATTCTGGAATCTCTCCTACCATGCTAAGTCAAATAAATTCAGTTTACACGCAAACCGGTGATGTAAGTAAAGCTATGAGTATATTAATTGGTAATGCCGTGCAAACCGCAGTGCCTCAGGTGGCTCAAGGCATAACTGAAATGTCTATGCTTGGGGCAAAACAAGTAGTTGTTTTGACTCTTCCACCGATACAAGATACGCCTTCTGCAATACAAGGGGGAGCTCAGGCTCAAGCTTTAGCAGCTGGATACACTCAACTTTATAATACTTATTTACAACAAGCACTCTCTAGCGTTCACAATCAAACGGGTCTAAATATTATAACCCTCAATGGTGAAGTGTTGTTTAAGGAACTGGTCAGTAATCCAGGAGCCTACGGCATAGTAAATATAAACGAAGAAGGTATGCAAGCCTATCTAAATGGAGACCCTAACTACTCTTATTATTTATTTTGGGATGGCGTGCATCCAACTGCCTATACACACAGCATAATTGCCCAATATGTGTCAAGCGCAGTCAAAAATTTTTATTCTTTAACTGTCCCAGCAAGACTAATTGAAGCAAACGCGGACGCTTTTAGCTCGCTAATTAACAATAGAATTGAGACTTTTATTGGAGATAATTCATCTAATCAAGCTATTACAAATTTAAACGATCAAAATGGTGGACCTAACTTCTATATTACAGGAAATTATAATTCAGGTTGGAGAGATGATTCTGACTCCACAATAGGGTTTAACTACAATATAAGCACCTTTGCCTTAGGTGCAGATTATTGGATAAACCCAAATCTTTTGATTGGAGCATCAATTGGTTACGGAAACAACTATGCAAGTTTAAATGATTCTGCTGGCACATTAGAAGCAAATGTTTATCAGCTTGCTTTATACAGTTTGTATAAACTCAATAATTTCTTCTTAAATGCTCAACTTGACTACGGCCTAGCTGATTTTACAAAAATATCACACCCAGGCGTTATAAGCAGCATTAGTAATTCAAGCGTAAAAGGCAACTATTTAAACTTAAGCGCAAACGGTGGTTACATATTTAAGTTGAATAATTTCAGCTTTATACCAAGTATTGGAATTAGCGCAACAAACACTAGTATACACTCATATGATTTAACTGGGGATCCTGCACTAAATATGTCAGTAGATAGGCAAAACTTGTCTTTATTGCTTGGCACAGTGGGACTAAAAGTTAATTATGAAGCAAGTTTAGGGGCTATGACGATCATTCCAAGTGTTTCTGTAGAAATGAAATCCAAGTTAAACGGTGCAGGCGGAGAATTTGACAGCTATTTTCAAGACGAGCCTTCTATAGCTCTAACAAGTAAATATCCAGATTATTCTAGAAACTGGGGAGTTGTAAAAGTAGGAGTAGATGCGCTTATATCAAATAAGTTATCTGCAAATATTAACTATTCAAGCACATTTGACAAAAAAAATAGCACAGATCATAGTATTTGGGCTCAAGTAGGCTACAAATTTTAA
- a CDS encoding OmpP1/FadL family transporter encodes MKRLSKVAILAAVGLLLSSRAFAGNVDTYGIGAKATSLGGAYAAWADDPFALYYNPAGLAQINKPEVTLGFENVKPFLTVNSMSVEPLGVYPTPNPNSPIGVSPGGTSFGSFTDNSATMTIPNFGIALPVSKKLTLGFGVYVPYGLSISFTNSPLNPLSYDSYKSWYYREVFAFGAGYKITDNLFVGATINIGTTQSGVQRYAFGVPLATAQESAQTGLPLTSNAAVKTNLADDHNFSWNLGVMYKPTDWLTLGATYRSMTHTHLTGTAQVQYTNPLTASILNQQLSASTYVDAPDQFQLGVNIKPSDKLRFEVDWLWTRWSVVGGYTVNFSQPLFGLKSSEYFPRNWSDTNTIKFGIEYKPIEMLALRGGFYYDPTPIPSSTFDAQWPDANKYVFTGGVGLNFKHWKIDTDVFYSTTAGNRNVTNSQNLNAAYAIPGILPQQSTDINAKAHIWGYGLNVTYVF; translated from the coding sequence ATGAAAAGGTTATCTAAAGTTGCAATCCTTGCAGCAGTTGGGTTATTGCTGTCATCAAGAGCATTTGCTGGCAATGTTGACACATACGGAATAGGAGCAAAAGCTACTTCTTTGGGTGGTGCTTATGCAGCGTGGGCAGATGACCCGTTTGCCTTATACTACAACCCAGCAGGACTTGCCCAAATAAACAAGCCAGAAGTTACATTAGGCTTTGAAAACGTAAAACCATTTTTAACTGTAAACAGTATGAGTGTAGAACCTCTTGGTGTTTACCCTACACCAAACCCTAACTCTCCAATTGGAGTAAGCCCCGGTGGTACATCTTTTGGGTCTTTTACAGACAATTCCGCAACAATGACTATCCCAAATTTTGGCATAGCCTTGCCTGTTAGTAAAAAACTCACATTAGGTTTTGGAGTTTATGTGCCCTATGGGTTGTCTATTAGTTTTACAAACAGTCCATTAAATCCACTTTCATATGATTCTTATAAATCGTGGTATTATAGAGAGGTATTTGCCTTTGGCGCTGGGTACAAAATTACAGATAATCTCTTTGTTGGCGCTACTATAAATATTGGTACAACACAAAGCGGTGTTCAAAGATATGCATTTGGCGTGCCGCTTGCAACTGCACAAGAAAGCGCCCAAACTGGTTTGCCTTTAACAAGCAATGCTGCAGTAAAAACAAACTTGGCTGATGACCATAATTTTTCTTGGAATTTAGGTGTAATGTATAAGCCTACAGATTGGCTCACGCTTGGCGCCACATACAGGAGCATGACTCACACACATCTAACAGGAACAGCGCAGGTGCAATACACAAACCCACTTACTGCAAGTATTTTAAACCAGCAGCTAAGCGCTTCAACCTATGTTGATGCACCAGATCAGTTTCAATTGGGTGTTAACATAAAACCTTCTGATAAGTTACGATTTGAAGTTGATTGGCTGTGGACAAGGTGGAGTGTGGTTGGCGGGTATACCGTAAACTTTAGTCAGCCATTATTTGGACTTAAATCAAGTGAGTATTTTCCAAGAAACTGGAGTGATACAAATACAATCAAATTTGGTATTGAGTATAAACCCATTGAAATGCTAGCTTTGCGTGGCGGTTTTTATTATGATCCTACACCAATTCCATCATCTACATTTGATGCTCAGTGGCCTGATGCTAATAAATATGTGTTTACAGGTGGTGTTGGTCTAAACTTTAAACACTGGAAAATTGACACAGATGTGTTTTATTCAACCACAGCAGGAAACCGAAACGTAACTAATTCTCAGAACTTAAATGCTGCATATGCTATACCTGGTATATTGCCTCAACAATCTACAGATATTAATGCTAAAGCGCACATTTGGGGATATGGTTTAAACGTTACGTATGTGTTTTAA
- a CDS encoding AMP-dependent synthetase/ligase translates to MESWPFKSLPDMVRQNALVFKDKIAIAYKKGNGVTKFTYEDFYRFTLMVSRGLRKLGVNTKDKVAILSETRPMWSLADFGVMNLGAVVVPIYHTNTPEQVAYIINHSESKVVFVSDKTQYLKLLEVRDQIPTVEFVIAHDRFLGDKKLPLITFYQVSEISEPLTQNEQNEIESFINSIDISDTFTIIYTSGTTAEPKGVELTHKNLISNIYYINKKAKDLIDSNDIFLTFLPFSHILGKADSYYLPLAYGAQIAFAESIEKIADNILEFKPTIIVTVPRLLEKIYSKILDSVHHASNFKKNLFHSALTVAKQYVDAKYVNKNLSSTLEFKYKLYDKLIFSKVREKLGLVNFKTFVSGGAPLEIEVNKFFWGLGIKVLEGFGLTETSPVVCVNTFDQIKFGSVGTLINETQVKVAPDGELLFKGPQITKGYYNAPDLNKEAFDEEGFFKTGDIGKVDEEGFIHITDRKKELIVTAGGKNIAPAPIENALKLSKYISNAYVYGDRKPYLVALFTMNIERVLEFAKENHLHYFDIADLAKNQKILDLFKSEVEVVNKTLPRYETIKKFSILASDFSIESGELTPTLKLKRRIIYKKYMDKIECLYTEDGSCFSC, encoded by the coding sequence ATGGAGAGTTGGCCTTTTAAGTCGCTGCCAGATATGGTGAGGCAAAATGCGCTTGTCTTTAAAGACAAAATTGCAATAGCGTACAAAAAAGGTAATGGTGTAACAAAATTCACTTATGAAGATTTTTACAGGTTTACTTTGATGGTATCAAGGGGGTTGAGAAAATTAGGCGTAAATACAAAAGACAAAGTTGCAATTTTATCTGAAACTAGGCCTATGTGGTCTTTGGCAGATTTTGGTGTAATGAATTTAGGCGCTGTAGTAGTGCCAATTTACCATACAAACACTCCAGAGCAGGTAGCATACATTATAAATCACTCAGAATCAAAAGTTGTTTTTGTTTCTGACAAGACTCAGTACCTAAAACTGCTTGAAGTAAGAGACCAAATACCTACCGTAGAATTTGTTATAGCCCACGATAGGTTTTTAGGTGACAAAAAACTTCCGCTAATAACATTTTATCAGGTATCAGAAATATCGGAGCCACTCACTCAAAATGAACAAAATGAAATTGAGTCATTTATCAACAGTATAGACATTAGCGACACTTTCACAATAATTTATACATCTGGCACCACTGCTGAACCAAAAGGCGTGGAGCTTACACACAAAAACCTCATATCAAATATCTATTATATTAATAAAAAGGCCAAAGATTTAATCGATTCAAACGATATCTTTCTGACTTTTTTGCCTTTTAGCCATATTTTAGGAAAGGCTGATAGCTATTATTTGCCACTTGCTTATGGTGCTCAAATTGCTTTTGCAGAAAGCATTGAAAAAATTGCAGATAATATTTTGGAGTTTAAACCAACTATTATAGTTACTGTCCCAAGGCTTTTAGAAAAAATTTACTCTAAAATTTTAGATAGCGTTCATCATGCGAGTAATTTTAAAAAAAATCTATTCCATTCAGCGTTAACTGTAGCAAAACAATATGTAGATGCAAAATATGTAAATAAAAATCTCAGCTCAACATTAGAATTTAAATATAAGTTATATGACAAATTAATTTTTTCAAAAGTGCGCGAAAAATTAGGTTTAGTAAATTTTAAAACATTCGTTTCTGGAGGTGCACCTTTGGAAATAGAAGTAAATAAATTTTTTTGGGGACTTGGTATAAAAGTATTAGAGGGTTTTGGTTTAACTGAAACTTCACCCGTAGTGTGCGTAAACACCTTTGACCAAATAAAATTTGGCTCTGTTGGAACGTTAATAAACGAAACACAAGTAAAAGTAGCACCAGATGGTGAGTTGCTATTTAAAGGCCCACAAATCACAAAAGGCTATTACAATGCACCAGACTTAAATAAAGAAGCCTTTGACGAAGAAGGTTTTTTTAAAACTGGTGATATAGGTAAAGTCGATGAAGAGGGTTTTATACACATAACAGACAGGAAAAAAGAACTCATTGTTACAGCAGGTGGCAAAAATATTGCGCCAGCTCCTATTGAAAATGCGCTCAAACTCTCAAAGTATATATCAAATGCGTATGTTTATGGTGATAGAAAGCCGTATTTAGTTGCACTGTTTACAATGAATATTGAGCGAGTATTGGAGTTTGCTAAAGAAAATCACTTGCATTACTTTGATATAGCAGACCTTGCAAAAAATCAAAAGATTCTGGATCTATTTAAATCTGAAGTTGAAGTGGTAAATAAAACACTACCACGCTACGAAACCATAAAAAAGTTTTCCATTTTAGCTAGCGATTTTAGTATAGAAAGCGGTGAGCTAACTCCAACACTAAAACTAAAGAGAAGGATTATTTATAAAAAATATATGGACAAAATAGAATGTTTATACACAGAAGATGGCAGTTGTTTTAGTTGTTAA
- a CDS encoding 3-hydroxyacyl-CoA dehydrogenase/enoyl-CoA hydratase family protein, which translates to MREINKVAVLGAGVMGSTIAAHLANAGIETLLLDLPSDDDPNKIANVGLSATLKAKPAAFYLPEYSSFIKVGNFRDDLAKVKDYDWVIEVVVERMDIKKALLNQLIPHLNPNSVFSSNTSGLSINEMSEVLPENLRKNFLITHFFNPPRYMRLLEIVPSKYSDPQIVKEMAEFISHRLGKGIVYAKDTPNFVANRIGVYSIFNGIKHMLEMGLTVEEVDAIAGPATARAKSAAFRTSDLVGTDTMVHVANNTYDLLKDDDEREIFKVPEFLNYMVEKKLLGNKTKQGFYKREKVDGKNVNYYFDHNKKEYVLSQKPKFASIEMGKQIDDKVKALKALITANDKAAQYAWKNIRDTIIYAAKRIPEIADDVVNIDNGMKWGFNWELGPFEMLDAIGVKYFVDRCEKESIKFPEWLKGIDRIYKIENGKKYYYDCVGKTYKELDLPKTQISLELLKSANKVVDKNSGASLIDLGDGVFCLEFHTKMNAIGAEIVTMINKSLARAQSDGIGLVIANQGKLFSAGANLMLIASLIAEGDFAQVSQAVKTFQKASMSIKYAKAPVVAAPFNLTLGGGCEISLHSDAIVAHAETYMGLVEVGVGLIPGGGGTKEMALRAIEEAALYSTDASAFTFKAFQNIAMAKVSMSADELFQLGYLRRGDSITMNIDNLIFDAKQKVIALSANYRPQKPKENLSAPGRSVAASVKAQLWNMKMGGYITEYEEYLGGLIANVMTGGDVPAGTLISEEYLLDLEREAFLKACGNKKTLERIQHMLKTGKPLRN; encoded by the coding sequence ATGAGAGAAATTAATAAAGTCGCCGTCTTAGGCGCAGGTGTTATGGGTTCTACGATTGCTGCTCATCTGGCAAATGCTGGCATAGAAACACTATTACTTGATCTGCCAAGCGATGATGATCCAAACAAAATCGCAAATGTAGGTCTAAGTGCTACCTTAAAAGCAAAACCAGCTGCTTTTTATTTGCCAGAATACTCATCATTTATAAAAGTGGGTAATTTTAGGGATGATTTAGCAAAAGTTAAAGATTATGATTGGGTAATTGAAGTCGTCGTTGAAAGAATGGATATTAAAAAGGCGCTGCTAAACCAACTTATACCGCACTTAAACCCAAATAGTGTTTTTTCAAGTAACACAAGTGGCCTATCAATAAATGAAATGTCTGAAGTTTTGCCAGAAAATTTAAGAAAAAATTTTTTAATTACACACTTTTTTAACCCACCTAGATATATGAGGCTGTTAGAAATTGTACCATCAAAGTATTCTGATCCTCAAATAGTTAAAGAAATGGCAGAATTTATCTCACATAGGCTTGGCAAAGGCATAGTATATGCTAAAGATACGCCAAATTTTGTTGCAAATAGAATTGGTGTATATTCTATATTTAATGGTATAAAGCACATGCTTGAGATGGGCTTGACTGTTGAAGAAGTTGATGCTATAGCAGGACCAGCTACAGCTAGGGCAAAAAGTGCAGCATTTAGAACCTCTGATTTAGTTGGCACAGACACTATGGTGCATGTTGCAAACAATACTTATGATTTGCTTAAAGACGATGACGAGCGAGAAATTTTCAAAGTACCAGAATTTTTAAACTACATGGTAGAAAAAAAATTGCTTGGAAACAAAACAAAACAAGGTTTCTATAAAAGAGAAAAAGTAGATGGTAAAAATGTAAATTACTATTTTGACCACAACAAAAAAGAGTATGTACTTTCTCAAAAACCAAAATTTGCATCAATTGAAATGGGAAAGCAAATTGACGATAAAGTTAAGGCACTAAAAGCATTAATTACAGCTAACGATAAAGCGGCACAATATGCATGGAAAAATATACGTGATACTATCATATATGCAGCAAAACGCATACCAGAGATTGCAGATGATGTAGTTAATATTGACAATGGAATGAAGTGGGGATTTAACTGGGAGCTTGGACCATTTGAGATGCTTGATGCTATCGGCGTTAAGTACTTTGTAGACAGATGCGAGAAAGAGTCAATAAAATTCCCAGAATGGTTAAAAGGTATAGATCGCATATACAAAATCGAAAATGGTAAAAAATATTACTATGATTGCGTTGGCAAAACATACAAAGAATTAGATCTACCAAAAACACAAATTAGCTTAGAATTGCTAAAATCGGCAAACAAAGTTGTAGATAAAAATTCTGGAGCAAGTTTAATAGATTTAGGCGATGGCGTATTTTGTCTTGAATTTCATACAAAGATGAACGCAATTGGCGCTGAAATTGTAACAATGATAAATAAATCACTTGCAAGGGCTCAAAGCGATGGTATTGGTCTTGTCATTGCAAATCAGGGAAAACTATTTTCAGCTGGAGCAAATTTAATGCTCATTGCAAGTCTCATTGCAGAAGGTGATTTTGCACAAGTATCACAGGCTGTAAAAACATTTCAGAAAGCCTCAATGAGTATAAAATATGCAAAAGCGCCAGTTGTTGCCGCACCATTTAATCTAACATTAGGTGGTGGATGCGAAATCAGTTTACACTCAGATGCAATAGTAGCCCACGCAGAAACATACATGGGGCTTGTAGAAGTAGGTGTTGGTCTGATACCAGGTGGTGGTGGTACTAAAGAAATGGCACTTAGGGCAATAGAAGAAGCTGCTCTATACAGCACAGATGCGTCTGCTTTCACGTTTAAAGCATTCCAAAATATTGCCATGGCAAAAGTTTCCATGAGTGCCGATGAACTATTCCAATTAGGCTATTTAAGGCGCGGAGATTCCATAACAATGAATATCGATAATTTGATTTTTGATGCAAAACAAAAGGTCATTGCACTATCTGCAAATTACAGACCGCAAAAACCAAAAGAAAACTTAAGCGCACCAGGAAGAAGCGTTGCTGCAAGCGTAAAAGCACAGTTATGGAATATGAAAATGGGTGGTTATATAACCGAATACGAAGAATATCTAGGCGGACTTATTGCCAATGTAATGACAGGCGGTGATGTGCCAGCAGGTACATTAATATCCGAAGAGTATCTGCTAGATTTAGAACGTGAAGCATTTTTGAAAGCCTGTGGCAACAAAAAAACGCTTGAGCGCATACAGCATATGTTAAAAACCGGCAAACCATTAAGGAATTAA